One stretch of Bombina bombina isolate aBomBom1 chromosome 7, aBomBom1.pri, whole genome shotgun sequence DNA includes these proteins:
- the LOC128666190 gene encoding uncharacterized protein LOC128666190 isoform X1, translating to MQFCLPQVTYLGFILSAGKRLLSPERVKALMVLPRPQTKTAMLSFLVMVTYCKQWIPDCSYYDHILRSVTGQHEPEQIQWTQALDEAYRTLKQALCSAPALGLPNYNLPFHLYYKEGGGTAAGVLAQEHGNGYRAVAFFSKLLPTVVQGMPACLRATAACAMMVEAAQTLVLLHSLIVHTSHQVLQVLNNLTTQHMTAQRRSGYETILTSTANLTIKYIAPTGGPAPFLHALIANGPLEHTDDHNCIDTVHTETSPRLDLQTTPLEEGEFVFVDGSCSKPADSVYLTGFAVVQLPNTVIAAGSLPFVSAQAAELVALAQACRAFAMKDVTIYTDSRYAFGVVHDFGVIQQNRGFVAADGKSISHSTLVQELLDAIKLPHKLAIVKCKGHSTDSTDIRFGNDFADTIAREAALQGPPHPDYLSTNTQEQLHMVMIPALASDVDVAHLQFGATETDLQTWMSAGLTKGQDGLWSNEKGRVGIPQIAAPLFISHFHGFGHISKQQTKNLMISKYVIKNLLHMIDRQLDRCLTCARNNPGGLVHGKLEHLPPPDGPMQVLQIDFTHMPTARDRYKYLLVIVDQFSKWVEAFPTTRENARTVAKILCKEIIPRFGCPLQINSDKSTPFTSQITQMVCTMLSIDWKFHIPYHPQSSGQVERMNRTIKDKFRKGTGGTFTNWLEHLPAVLAEIRMTPSATTGYSPFEILMGRPFPTP from the coding sequence atgcaattttgtctTCCACAAGTAACATACCTGGGTTTTATTCTTTCAGCAGGCAAGAGACTGTTATCCCCTGAAAGAGTTAAGGCTCTCATGGTTCTTCCTCGACCACAAACAAAGACTGCTATGTTATCATTTCTGGTTATGGTTACTTACTGTAAGCAATGGATACCAGACTGTTCATATTATGATCATATTTTACGCTCAGTTACAGGTCAGCATGAACCAGAACAAATCCAATGGACACAGGCTCTTGATGAGGCCTACAGAACCCTCAAGCAGGCTCTCTGTTCTGCTCCAGCCCTAGGTTTACCGAACTATAACCTACCATTTCACCTGTATTACAAAGAAGGGGGAGGTACAGCAGCAGGGGTCCTTGCTCAGGAACACGGTAATGGGTACAGAGCGGTAGCTTTTTTTTCCAAATTGTTGCCAACGGTGGTACAGGGTATGCCAGCATGCTTAAGAGCTACAGCAGCATGCGCTATGATGGTGGAGGCGGCACAAACATTGGTACTGTTACATTCTTTGATAGTGCATACATCACATCAAGTCTTGCAAGTGTTAAATAATCTCACTACACAACATATGACTGCACAGAGAAGGTCAGGCTATGAAACAATTCTCACATCTACTGCAAATCTCACTATCAAATACATTGCACCCACAGGAGGCCCAGCACCTTTTTTACATGCATTGATTGCTAATGGTCCTTTGGAACACACTGATGACCACAATTGCATAGACACAGTACACACAGAGACATCACCGCGTCTTGACTTGCAAACAACCCCACTAGAGGAGGGAGAATTTGTTTTTGTTGATGGGTCATGTTCTAAACCTGCTGATAGTGTTTATCTTACAGGCTTTGCCGTGGTACAGTTGCCTAACACAGTGATTGCTGCTGGTTCTCTGCCTTTTGTGTCAGCTCAGGCAGCTGAACTGGTAGCCCTAGCTCAGGCATGTAGAGCATTTGCGATGAAAGATGTGACCATTTACACTGACTCAAGGTATGCGTTtggagttgtgcatgattttggagtgATTCAGCAAAACAGAGGTTTTGTTGCAGCTGATGGTAAGAGTATCTCACATTCTACACTAGTACAGGAACTCTTGGATGCAATTAAATTACCACATAAGCTAgcaattgttaaatgtaaaggCCACAGTACTGACTCCACTGACATTAGATTTGGCAATGATTTTGCAGACACAATAGCTAGGGAAGCTGCACTTCAAGGTCCACCACACCCTGACTATCTCAGCACTAATACACAAGAACAGTTACATATGGTAATGATTCCTGCACTAGCATCTGATGTGGATGTGGCGCACCTACAGTTTGGCGCAACTGAAACTGATTTACAGACTTGGATGTCTGCTGGTCTGACCAAAGGCCAAGATGGCCTGTGGTCAAACGAGAAGGGGAGAGTGGGGATACCACAAATAGCTGCACCTTTGTTTATTAGTCATTTTCATGGTTTTGGCCACATAAGTAAACAACAGACCAAGAATCTGATGATATCCAAATATGTCATTAAAAATTTGTTGCACATGATTGATAGACAACTGGATAGATGTCTAACTTGTGCCAGAAATAATCCTGGAGGCCTTGTACATGGTAAACTTGAGCATTTACCGCCCCCTGATGGTCCTATGCAGGTattgcaaattgattttacacacatGCCCACTGCTCGAGATAGATACAAGTATCTTTTAGTCATTGTTGATCAATTCAGTAAGTGGGTTGAGGCTTTTCCGACCACTAGAGAAAATGCACGTACTGTAGCAAAGATATTGTGCAAAGAAATTATTCCTCGTTTTGGGTGTCCATTACAGATAAACAGTGACAAAAGTACTCCTTTTACTTCACAGATTACGCAAATGGTTTGTACTATGTTATCCATTGACTGGAAATTTCATATTCCTTATCACCCACAGTCATCAGGGCAAGTAGAACGCATGAATAGAACCATTAAAGATAAGTTCAGGAAGGGAACTGGTGGTACATTTACTAATTGGCTTGAACATTTACCTGCAGTtttggcagaaatcagaatgacccctagcGCCACTACGGGTTATTCACCTTTTGAAATTTTGATGGGCAGACCTTTTCCAACCCCATGA
- the LOC128666190 gene encoding uncharacterized protein LOC128666190 isoform X3: protein MQFCLPQVTYLGFILSAGKRLLSPERVKALMVLPRPQTKTAMLSFLVMVTYCKQWIPDCSYYDHILRSVTGQHEPEQIQWTQALDEAYRTLKQALCSAPALGLPNYNLPFHLYYKEGGGTAAGVLAQEHGNGYRAVAFFSKLLPTVVQGMPACLRATAACAMMVEAAQTLVLLHSLIVHTSHQVLQVLNNLTTQHMTAQRRSGYETILTSTANLTIKYIAPTGGPAPFLHALIANGPLEHTDDHNCIDTVHTETSPRLDLQTTPLEEGEFVFVDGSCSKPADSVYLTGFAVVQLPNTVIAAGSLPFVSAQAAELVALAQACRAFAMKDVTIYTDSRYAFGVVHDFGVIQQNRGFVAADGKSISHSTLVQELLDAIKLPHKLAIVKCKGHSTDSTDIRFGNDFADTIAREAALQGPPHPDYLSTNTQEQLHMVMIPALASDVDVAHLQFGATETDLQTWMSAGLTKGQDGLWSNEKGRVGIPQIAAPLFISHFHGFGHISKQQTKNLMISKYVIKNLLHMIDRQLDRCLTCARNNPGGLVHGKLEHLPPPDGPMQVLQIDFTHMPTARDRYKYLLVIVDQFSKWVEAFPTTRENARTVAKILCKEIIPRFGCPLQINSDKSTPFTSQITQMVCTMLSIDWKFHIPYHPQSSGFGRNQNDP, encoded by the exons atgcaattttgtctTCCACAAGTAACATACCTGGGTTTTATTCTTTCAGCAGGCAAGAGACTGTTATCCCCTGAAAGAGTTAAGGCTCTCATGGTTCTTCCTCGACCACAAACAAAGACTGCTATGTTATCATTTCTGGTTATGGTTACTTACTGTAAGCAATGGATACCAGACTGTTCATATTATGATCATATTTTACGCTCAGTTACAGGTCAGCATGAACCAGAACAAATCCAATGGACACAGGCTCTTGATGAGGCCTACAGAACCCTCAAGCAGGCTCTCTGTTCTGCTCCAGCCCTAGGTTTACCGAACTATAACCTACCATTTCACCTGTATTACAAAGAAGGGGGAGGTACAGCAGCAGGGGTCCTTGCTCAGGAACACGGTAATGGGTACAGAGCGGTAGCTTTTTTTTCCAAATTGTTGCCAACGGTGGTACAGGGTATGCCAGCATGCTTAAGAGCTACAGCAGCATGCGCTATGATGGTGGAGGCGGCACAAACATTGGTACTGTTACATTCTTTGATAGTGCATACATCACATCAAGTCTTGCAAGTGTTAAATAATCTCACTACACAACATATGACTGCACAGAGAAGGTCAGGCTATGAAACAATTCTCACATCTACTGCAAATCTCACTATCAAATACATTGCACCCACAGGAGGCCCAGCACCTTTTTTACATGCATTGATTGCTAATGGTCCTTTGGAACACACTGATGACCACAATTGCATAGACACAGTACACACAGAGACATCACCGCGTCTTGACTTGCAAACAACCCCACTAGAGGAGGGAGAATTTGTTTTTGTTGATGGGTCATGTTCTAAACCTGCTGATAGTGTTTATCTTACAGGCTTTGCCGTGGTACAGTTGCCTAACACAGTGATTGCTGCTGGTTCTCTGCCTTTTGTGTCAGCTCAGGCAGCTGAACTGGTAGCCCTAGCTCAGGCATGTAGAGCATTTGCGATGAAAGATGTGACCATTTACACTGACTCAAGGTATGCGTTtggagttgtgcatgattttggagtgATTCAGCAAAACAGAGGTTTTGTTGCAGCTGATGGTAAGAGTATCTCACATTCTACACTAGTACAGGAACTCTTGGATGCAATTAAATTACCACATAAGCTAgcaattgttaaatgtaaaggCCACAGTACTGACTCCACTGACATTAGATTTGGCAATGATTTTGCAGACACAATAGCTAGGGAAGCTGCACTTCAAGGTCCACCACACCCTGACTATCTCAGCACTAATACACAAGAACAGTTACATATGGTAATGATTCCTGCACTAGCATCTGATGTGGATGTGGCGCACCTACAGTTTGGCGCAACTGAAACTGATTTACAGACTTGGATGTCTGCTGGTCTGACCAAAGGCCAAGATGGCCTGTGGTCAAACGAGAAGGGGAGAGTGGGGATACCACAAATAGCTGCACCTTTGTTTATTAGTCATTTTCATGGTTTTGGCCACATAAGTAAACAACAGACCAAGAATCTGATGATATCCAAATATGTCATTAAAAATTTGTTGCACATGATTGATAGACAACTGGATAGATGTCTAACTTGTGCCAGAAATAATCCTGGAGGCCTTGTACATGGTAAACTTGAGCATTTACCGCCCCCTGATGGTCCTATGCAGGTattgcaaattgattttacacacatGCCCACTGCTCGAGATAGATACAAGTATCTTTTAGTCATTGTTGATCAATTCAGTAAGTGGGTTGAGGCTTTTCCGACCACTAGAGAAAATGCACGTACTGTAGCAAAGATATTGTGCAAAGAAATTATTCCTCGTTTTGGGTGTCCATTACAGATAAACAGTGACAAAAGTACTCCTTTTACTTCACAGATTACGCAAATGGTTTGTACTATGTTATCCATTGACTGGAAATTTCATATTCCTTATCACCCACAGTCATCAGG Ttttggcagaaatcagaatgacccctag
- the LOC128666190 gene encoding uncharacterized protein LOC128666190 isoform X2 codes for MLEKFLPEPGFVPYGITNVTGQHEPEQIQWTQALDEAYRTLKQALCSAPALGLPNYNLPFHLYYKEGGGTAAGVLAQEHGNGYRAVAFFSKLLPTVVQGMPACLRATAACAMMVEAAQTLVLLHSLIVHTSHQVLQVLNNLTTQHMTAQRRSGYETILTSTANLTIKYIAPTGGPAPFLHALIANGPLEHTDDHNCIDTVHTETSPRLDLQTTPLEEGEFVFVDGSCSKPADSVYLTGFAVVQLPNTVIAAGSLPFVSAQAAELVALAQACRAFAMKDVTIYTDSRYAFGVVHDFGVIQQNRGFVAADGKSISHSTLVQELLDAIKLPHKLAIVKCKGHSTDSTDIRFGNDFADTIAREAALQGPPHPDYLSTNTQEQLHMVMIPALASDVDVAHLQFGATETDLQTWMSAGLTKGQDGLWSNEKGRVGIPQIAAPLFISHFHGFGHISKQQTKNLMISKYVIKNLLHMIDRQLDRCLTCARNNPGGLVHGKLEHLPPPDGPMQVLQIDFTHMPTARDRYKYLLVIVDQFSKWVEAFPTTRENARTVAKILCKEIIPRFGCPLQINSDKSTPFTSQITQMVCTMLSIDWKFHIPYHPQSSGQVERMNRTIKDKFRKGTGGTFTNWLEHLPAVLAEIRMTPSATTGYSPFEILMGRPFPTP; via the coding sequence TTACAGGTCAGCATGAACCAGAACAAATCCAATGGACACAGGCTCTTGATGAGGCCTACAGAACCCTCAAGCAGGCTCTCTGTTCTGCTCCAGCCCTAGGTTTACCGAACTATAACCTACCATTTCACCTGTATTACAAAGAAGGGGGAGGTACAGCAGCAGGGGTCCTTGCTCAGGAACACGGTAATGGGTACAGAGCGGTAGCTTTTTTTTCCAAATTGTTGCCAACGGTGGTACAGGGTATGCCAGCATGCTTAAGAGCTACAGCAGCATGCGCTATGATGGTGGAGGCGGCACAAACATTGGTACTGTTACATTCTTTGATAGTGCATACATCACATCAAGTCTTGCAAGTGTTAAATAATCTCACTACACAACATATGACTGCACAGAGAAGGTCAGGCTATGAAACAATTCTCACATCTACTGCAAATCTCACTATCAAATACATTGCACCCACAGGAGGCCCAGCACCTTTTTTACATGCATTGATTGCTAATGGTCCTTTGGAACACACTGATGACCACAATTGCATAGACACAGTACACACAGAGACATCACCGCGTCTTGACTTGCAAACAACCCCACTAGAGGAGGGAGAATTTGTTTTTGTTGATGGGTCATGTTCTAAACCTGCTGATAGTGTTTATCTTACAGGCTTTGCCGTGGTACAGTTGCCTAACACAGTGATTGCTGCTGGTTCTCTGCCTTTTGTGTCAGCTCAGGCAGCTGAACTGGTAGCCCTAGCTCAGGCATGTAGAGCATTTGCGATGAAAGATGTGACCATTTACACTGACTCAAGGTATGCGTTtggagttgtgcatgattttggagtgATTCAGCAAAACAGAGGTTTTGTTGCAGCTGATGGTAAGAGTATCTCACATTCTACACTAGTACAGGAACTCTTGGATGCAATTAAATTACCACATAAGCTAgcaattgttaaatgtaaaggCCACAGTACTGACTCCACTGACATTAGATTTGGCAATGATTTTGCAGACACAATAGCTAGGGAAGCTGCACTTCAAGGTCCACCACACCCTGACTATCTCAGCACTAATACACAAGAACAGTTACATATGGTAATGATTCCTGCACTAGCATCTGATGTGGATGTGGCGCACCTACAGTTTGGCGCAACTGAAACTGATTTACAGACTTGGATGTCTGCTGGTCTGACCAAAGGCCAAGATGGCCTGTGGTCAAACGAGAAGGGGAGAGTGGGGATACCACAAATAGCTGCACCTTTGTTTATTAGTCATTTTCATGGTTTTGGCCACATAAGTAAACAACAGACCAAGAATCTGATGATATCCAAATATGTCATTAAAAATTTGTTGCACATGATTGATAGACAACTGGATAGATGTCTAACTTGTGCCAGAAATAATCCTGGAGGCCTTGTACATGGTAAACTTGAGCATTTACCGCCCCCTGATGGTCCTATGCAGGTattgcaaattgattttacacacatGCCCACTGCTCGAGATAGATACAAGTATCTTTTAGTCATTGTTGATCAATTCAGTAAGTGGGTTGAGGCTTTTCCGACCACTAGAGAAAATGCACGTACTGTAGCAAAGATATTGTGCAAAGAAATTATTCCTCGTTTTGGGTGTCCATTACAGATAAACAGTGACAAAAGTACTCCTTTTACTTCACAGATTACGCAAATGGTTTGTACTATGTTATCCATTGACTGGAAATTTCATATTCCTTATCACCCACAGTCATCAGGGCAAGTAGAACGCATGAATAGAACCATTAAAGATAAGTTCAGGAAGGGAACTGGTGGTACATTTACTAATTGGCTTGAACATTTACCTGCAGTtttggcagaaatcagaatgacccctagcGCCACTACGGGTTATTCACCTTTTGAAATTTTGATGGGCAGACCTTTTCCAACCCCATGA